One Mycolicibacterium goodii genomic region harbors:
- a CDS encoding YdcF family protein: MGRGHAVTRGEKGIRRLIGAAVTVVALVAGALTQQTPIAAAAPPVAAKDFTKPAIVILGYGLKPDGTMRQILYHRTLTGLVIAQAFPQSPIIVTGGNPQRGVTEAAAMRNLLLMLGFPAHRIIVEDRANSTVQNAQFSVPLAKKAGTTGIILVTSSSHQGRADKNFADAGGNILATVSFPDSNPTVNISQFVRDVLSPLTPIG, encoded by the coding sequence ATGGGACGAGGGCATGCCGTCACGAGGGGCGAGAAGGGTATTCGGCGGCTGATCGGGGCCGCCGTGACCGTGGTGGCTCTCGTGGCAGGGGCCCTCACGCAGCAGACACCGATCGCCGCCGCCGCGCCGCCGGTGGCCGCCAAGGACTTCACCAAGCCGGCGATCGTGATCCTCGGTTACGGCCTCAAGCCCGACGGCACCATGCGGCAGATCCTGTACCACCGCACGTTGACCGGCCTGGTGATCGCGCAGGCGTTCCCGCAGTCACCCATCATCGTCACCGGCGGCAATCCGCAGCGCGGCGTGACCGAGGCCGCGGCGATGCGCAATCTGCTTCTGATGCTGGGCTTTCCGGCGCACCGGATCATCGTCGAGGACCGCGCCAACAGCACCGTGCAGAATGCACAGTTCTCGGTGCCGCTGGCCAAGAAGGCCGGTACGACGGGCATCATCCTGGTCACGTCGTCGTCGCACCAGGGCCGCGCCGACAAGAACTTCGCCGACGCGGGCGGCAACATCCTGGCCACCGTCAGCTTCCCGGACAGCAACCCGACGGTGAACATCTCGCAGTTCGTCCGCGATGTGCTCAGTCCGTTGACACCCATCGGCTGA
- a CDS encoding universal stress protein, whose amino-acid sequence MSTSEAPVVVGIDGSDSAVNAARWAGAVAEKLGAPLHILHALPTLGRNLTDTAGAMVAAMMSYQQDCAAIFLKAAADAVTAERPGLAVTTQSVNEPADEALIEASGQARLVVLGGKPVTPTAALLIGSTALAVTTRAACPVVAFRGDRVTPGHGPVLVGVDDSPAAANALEVALELSDKLGAPLRAVRSMSLHVPAEAGVTIPLVIDWEAVEAAELVALTETVDKAAGRYPNVDVKCFVEIASPGKALMQHVADAQLVVVGTRGRNALAGVLLGSTSLNMLHHSPVPVVVCGR is encoded by the coding sequence ATGAGCACCTCAGAAGCCCCGGTCGTGGTCGGAATCGACGGCAGTGACAGCGCGGTGAACGCCGCACGCTGGGCAGGTGCGGTGGCCGAGAAGCTCGGTGCGCCGTTGCACATCCTGCACGCCCTGCCCACGCTGGGCCGCAACCTGACCGACACCGCAGGCGCGATGGTCGCGGCGATGATGAGCTATCAGCAGGACTGCGCGGCGATCTTCCTCAAGGCCGCGGCCGACGCCGTCACCGCAGAGCGACCGGGCCTGGCAGTCACCACGCAGTCGGTCAACGAACCCGCCGACGAGGCGTTGATCGAGGCCTCTGGGCAGGCGCGACTGGTGGTCCTCGGCGGTAAGCCCGTGACACCGACTGCGGCGTTGCTGATCGGCTCGACGGCGCTGGCGGTGACGACGCGCGCGGCATGTCCGGTCGTCGCCTTCCGCGGTGACCGCGTCACGCCCGGCCACGGTCCGGTCCTCGTCGGTGTCGACGACAGTCCTGCCGCCGCGAACGCGCTGGAGGTGGCGCTGGAACTGTCCGACAAGCTCGGCGCGCCATTGCGCGCGGTGCGGTCGATGTCGCTGCACGTACCCGCCGAAGCCGGTGTCACCATCCCGCTCGTCATCGATTGGGAAGCGGTGGAGGCGGCCGAACTCGTCGCACTCACCGAGACGGTCGACAAGGCCGCGGGCCGGTATCCGAACGTCGACGTGAAGTGCTTCGTCGAAATCGCCTCACCAGGAAAGGCGCTCATGCAGCACGTCGCCGACGCGCAACTCGTCGTCGTCGGGACGCGCGGGCGCAACGCGCTGGCCGGGGTTCTGCTCGGCTCGACGAGCCTGAACATGCTGCACCACAGCCCGGTACCGGTGGTGGTCTGCGGCCGCTGA
- a CDS encoding alpha-keto acid decarboxylase family protein produces the protein MTDDGYTVGDYLLDRLAELGVTEIFGVPGDYQLEFLDHIVAHPRITWIGGANELNAGYAADAYGRLRGMAALVTTFGVGELSAANAIAGSYAEHVPVVHIVGAPSKDSQAARRIVHHTLGDGDFEHFLRMSREITCAQANLVPATATREIDRVLSEVREQKRPGYLLIATDVARFPTEPPHMPLPRYTDGTSPRARSLFTEAAAQLIGEHRLTVLADVLVHRMGCVEELGKLLAADTVPHATLMWGKTLVDESSPNFLGIYAGSASEGSVRDVIENAPVLVTAGVLFTDMVSGFFSQRIDPARTIDIGVNQSMVAGQVFAPLDMAAALDVLTAILTERGIESPALPPPAAPERHAPPARDAALTQHALWDRLSEALTPGNVVLADQGTSFYGLAGHRLASGVTFIGQPLWASIGYTLPAAVGAGLADRDRRTVLLIGDGAAQLTIQELGAFGREGLTPVVVVVNNDGYTVERAIHGVTAEYNDITGWRWTELPAALGVPDALTFRCRTYGELDDALTVAAETQDRMVFVEVMLERMDIPPLLSELAQSASAANAASG, from the coding sequence ATGACCGATGACGGCTACACCGTCGGTGACTACCTGCTGGACCGGCTCGCCGAACTCGGCGTGACCGAGATCTTCGGAGTCCCCGGCGACTATCAGTTGGAGTTCCTCGACCATATCGTCGCGCACCCGCGCATCACGTGGATCGGCGGTGCGAACGAGCTCAACGCCGGCTACGCGGCCGACGCCTACGGCCGGCTGCGGGGCATGGCGGCGCTGGTTACCACGTTCGGCGTCGGTGAGCTGTCGGCGGCCAACGCCATCGCAGGCAGCTACGCCGAGCACGTGCCGGTGGTGCACATCGTCGGTGCGCCGTCGAAGGATTCCCAGGCGGCGCGTCGCATCGTGCACCACACCCTCGGCGACGGCGACTTCGAGCACTTCCTGCGCATGAGCCGCGAGATCACCTGTGCTCAGGCCAATCTGGTTCCCGCGACGGCCACCCGGGAGATCGACCGGGTGCTGTCGGAGGTGCGCGAGCAGAAACGGCCGGGTTATCTGTTGATCGCCACCGACGTCGCCCGCTTCCCAACCGAACCACCGCACATGCCGCTGCCGCGCTACACCGACGGAACCAGCCCGCGGGCCCGCTCGCTGTTCACCGAGGCCGCCGCACAGCTCATCGGCGAGCACCGGCTGACCGTGCTGGCCGACGTCCTGGTGCACCGCATGGGCTGCGTCGAGGAACTCGGCAAGCTGCTGGCCGCCGACACCGTGCCGCACGCGACGCTGATGTGGGGCAAGACCCTGGTCGACGAGAGCTCACCCAATTTCCTGGGCATCTACGCCGGTTCGGCCAGTGAGGGTTCGGTGCGTGACGTCATCGAGAACGCGCCCGTGCTGGTGACGGCGGGCGTGCTGTTCACCGACATGGTCAGCGGGTTCTTCAGCCAGCGCATCGATCCGGCACGCACGATCGACATCGGCGTCAACCAGAGCATGGTCGCGGGGCAGGTGTTCGCACCGCTGGACATGGCCGCGGCGCTCGACGTGCTCACCGCGATTCTCACCGAACGGGGCATCGAGTCCCCCGCGTTGCCGCCGCCCGCCGCACCGGAACGGCACGCGCCGCCGGCCCGCGATGCCGCGCTGACGCAGCACGCGTTGTGGGACAGGCTCTCTGAGGCATTGACCCCGGGCAATGTGGTGCTCGCCGATCAGGGCACGTCGTTCTACGGCTTAGCCGGCCACCGGTTGGCCTCGGGGGTGACGTTCATCGGCCAGCCGCTGTGGGCGTCGATCGGGTACACGCTGCCCGCCGCAGTCGGAGCCGGGCTGGCCGACCGTGACCGTCGCACGGTCCTGCTGATCGGTGACGGCGCCGCGCAACTGACGATCCAGGAGCTCGGCGCGTTCGGTCGCGAGGGGCTCACTCCCGTGGTGGTGGTGGTCAACAACGACGGATACACCGTCGAGCGTGCGATCCACGGTGTGACGGCCGAGTACAACGACATCACCGGATGGCGCTGGACCGAGCTGCCCGCCGCGCTCGGGGTGCCGGACGCGCTGACCTTCCGGTGCCGTACCTACGGCGAGCTCGACGACGCGCTGACGGTGGCCGCCGAAACCCAGGACCGCATGGTGTTCGTCGAGGTGATGCTGGAGCGCATGGACATCCCACCGTTGCTCTCCGAGCTGGCCCAGTCGGCCTCGGCCGCGAACGCCGCGTCCGGCTAG
- the car gene encoding carboxylic acid reductase has translation MTSDVHDAAHDVTETNLDDEQLTRRIAELYATDPEFAAAAPLPDVYNAAHTPGLRLAEILQTLFTGYGDRPALGYRARELTVDPETRRTVTRLLPRFDTISYAQVWSRVQAIAAALRHDFTHPIYPGDAVATIGFASTDYLTVDLVCAYLGLVSVPLQHNAPVTRLAPILAEVEPRIVAVSAEYLDLAIESVRDVASVTQLVIFDHHPELDDHRDQLARAREEIADKGIAVSTLDEIVEAGAQLPVEPIYTAGDPQRLAMIFYTSGSTGTPKGAMYTEAMVSRLWSTSFITDDPAPVINVNFMPLNHLGGRIPISTAVQNGGTSYFVPESDMSTLFEDLKLVRPTELALVPRVADLLHQHYRATADRLVAEGTDEATAEKQAADELRDDVLGGRVLNGFVSTAPLSAEMKAFLDVTLGVHMVDGYGLTETGAVTRDGVVLRPPVIDYKLIDVPELGYFSTDKPYPRGELLVKSETLTPGYYKRPEVTAGVFDADGYYHTGDVVAETAPDHLVYVDRRNNVLKLSQGEFVAVANLEAVYAGAALVRQIFVYGNSERSSLLAVVVPTTDALEQYDPVALKAAVADSLQRTAREAELQSYEIPADFIVETEPFSADNGLLSGVGKLLRPNLKERYGQRLEQMYADIASAQEDQLRSLRHAARTQPVIDTLTQAAATILGTGQEVSPDDHFTDLGGDSLSALTLSNLLSDFFGIEVPVGTIVNPATDLARLAEHIEAQRNAGHQRPTFAGVHPEDATEIRAAELTLDKFIDAETLAAAPGLPKVTTEPRTVLLTGANGWLGRFLTLQWLERLAPVGGTLITIVRGSDDAAARARLAESYGTDPELSRRFAELTEHLQVLAGDVGEPNLGLAPELWHRLAAEVDLVVHPAALVNHVLPYRQLFGPNVVGTAEVIKLAITERIKPVTYLSTVAVATGIAHFEEDGDIRSVSPVRLLDDGYANGYGNSKWAGEVLLREAHDLCGLPVATFRSDMILAHPRYRGQLNVPDMFTRLLLSLLITGVAPRSFYQSDGQDTRPRAHYDGLPVDFVAEAITTLGARNREKYVSYDVMNPHDDGISVDVFVDWLIRAGHPIERIDDYDDWLRRFETALTALPEKRRAQTMLPLMHAYAVPQPPVHGASQPTAVFHAAVREAKVGSGDIPHLTQELIDKYVSDLRGFGLL, from the coding sequence ATGACCAGCGATGTTCACGACGCCGCACACGACGTCACCGAAACCAACCTCGACGACGAGCAGTTGACCCGCCGCATCGCCGAGCTTTACGCCACCGATCCCGAGTTCGCCGCCGCCGCACCGCTGCCCGATGTGTACAACGCAGCGCACACGCCCGGGCTGCGGCTGGCCGAAATCCTGCAGACCCTGTTCACCGGATACGGTGACCGGCCCGCGCTGGGATACCGTGCCCGCGAGCTGACCGTGGACCCCGAGACCCGGCGCACCGTGACACGACTGCTGCCGCGGTTCGACACCATCAGTTACGCCCAGGTGTGGTCTCGTGTCCAAGCGATCGCGGCCGCCCTGCGCCACGACTTCACGCATCCGATCTATCCCGGCGACGCGGTCGCCACGATCGGTTTCGCGAGCACCGACTACCTGACGGTCGACCTGGTGTGCGCGTATCTCGGGCTGGTGAGCGTGCCGCTGCAGCACAACGCCCCGGTGACCCGGCTTGCCCCGATCCTGGCCGAGGTCGAACCGCGCATCGTCGCCGTGAGCGCCGAATATCTCGACCTGGCCATCGAATCCGTGCGGGATGTCGCGTCGGTCACCCAGCTGGTGATCTTCGATCACCATCCCGAGCTCGACGACCACCGCGACCAATTGGCCCGTGCGCGCGAAGAGATCGCAGACAAGGGCATCGCCGTCAGCACGCTCGACGAGATCGTCGAGGCTGGCGCGCAGCTCCCCGTCGAGCCGATCTACACCGCGGGCGATCCGCAACGGCTTGCGATGATCTTCTACACCTCGGGTTCCACCGGCACACCCAAGGGCGCGATGTACACCGAGGCGATGGTGTCGCGGCTCTGGTCGACGTCGTTCATCACCGACGACCCCGCCCCGGTCATCAACGTCAACTTCATGCCGCTCAACCATCTCGGCGGCAGGATCCCGATCTCGACGGCCGTGCAGAACGGCGGAACCAGTTACTTCGTGCCGGAATCAGACATGTCCACACTCTTCGAGGATCTGAAGTTGGTGCGCCCGACCGAACTGGCCCTGGTACCCCGGGTCGCCGACCTGCTGCACCAGCACTACCGCGCCACCGCAGACCGATTGGTCGCCGAGGGCACCGACGAGGCGACCGCCGAGAAGCAGGCCGCCGACGAGCTGCGCGACGACGTTCTGGGTGGACGCGTGCTCAACGGATTCGTCAGCACCGCGCCCCTGTCGGCGGAGATGAAGGCGTTCCTCGACGTCACGCTGGGCGTACACATGGTCGACGGCTACGGGCTCACCGAGACCGGCGCCGTGACACGCGACGGCGTGGTCTTGCGGCCGCCGGTGATCGACTACAAGCTGATCGACGTCCCCGAGCTCGGGTACTTCAGCACCGACAAACCTTATCCGCGTGGTGAATTGCTCGTGAAATCGGAAACCCTGACCCCCGGGTATTACAAGCGGCCGGAGGTCACGGCAGGTGTGTTCGACGCCGACGGGTATTACCACACCGGTGACGTCGTGGCCGAGACCGCGCCCGACCACCTGGTGTACGTGGACCGGCGCAACAACGTCCTCAAGCTCTCCCAGGGCGAGTTCGTCGCGGTGGCGAACCTGGAGGCGGTGTACGCGGGAGCGGCCTTGGTGCGCCAGATCTTCGTGTACGGCAACAGCGAACGCAGTTCCCTTCTGGCCGTGGTGGTTCCGACCACCGACGCCCTCGAGCAGTACGATCCGGTCGCGCTCAAAGCCGCGGTCGCCGATTCCCTGCAGCGCACCGCGCGCGAGGCCGAATTGCAGTCCTACGAGATCCCGGCCGATTTCATCGTCGAGACCGAACCGTTCAGCGCCGACAATGGGCTGCTCTCCGGTGTAGGAAAGCTGTTGCGCCCCAACCTCAAGGAGCGCTACGGGCAGCGCCTGGAACAGATGTACGCCGATATCGCCTCGGCACAAGAGGACCAGCTGCGTTCGCTGCGACACGCGGCGCGCACCCAACCCGTGATCGACACACTGACCCAGGCCGCGGCGACGATCCTCGGCACCGGGCAGGAGGTGTCCCCGGACGACCACTTCACCGATCTCGGCGGGGACTCCCTGTCGGCGCTGACCCTGTCGAACCTGTTGAGCGACTTCTTCGGCATCGAGGTTCCCGTAGGCACCATCGTGAATCCGGCGACCGATCTGGCCCGGCTCGCCGAACACATCGAGGCGCAGCGCAACGCGGGCCACCAGCGGCCGACATTCGCCGGCGTGCACCCCGAGGACGCCACCGAGATCCGGGCGGCCGAGCTGACCCTCGACAAGTTCATCGACGCCGAAACACTCGCGGCAGCACCGGGTTTGCCCAAGGTCACCACGGAGCCGCGGACGGTACTGCTCACCGGCGCGAACGGCTGGCTGGGCCGGTTCCTCACGTTGCAGTGGCTGGAACGGCTGGCGCCGGTCGGCGGCACCCTGATCACCATCGTGCGTGGCAGCGACGACGCCGCGGCGCGTGCCCGGCTCGCCGAGTCCTATGGCACCGATCCGGAGTTGTCGCGCCGATTCGCCGAGCTCACCGAGCATCTGCAGGTGCTCGCCGGCGATGTCGGTGAACCGAATCTCGGCCTGGCGCCTGAACTTTGGCATCGCCTGGCCGCCGAGGTCGATCTGGTCGTGCACCCGGCGGCACTCGTCAATCACGTACTGCCCTACCGGCAACTGTTCGGCCCCAACGTCGTCGGCACCGCAGAGGTGATCAAACTTGCGATCACCGAGCGGATCAAACCGGTCACGTACCTGTCGACCGTCGCGGTCGCGACAGGCATTGCCCACTTCGAGGAGGACGGCGACATCCGGAGCGTCAGCCCGGTACGTTTACTCGACGACGGGTACGCCAACGGATACGGCAACAGCAAGTGGGCCGGTGAGGTGCTGCTGCGGGAAGCCCATGATCTGTGCGGTCTACCGGTGGCGACGTTCCGTTCCGACATGATCCTGGCTCACCCGCGCTACCGCGGTCAGCTCAACGTTCCCGACATGTTCACGCGGCTCCTCCTGAGCCTGCTGATCACCGGTGTCGCGCCACGGTCGTTCTATCAGAGCGACGGGCAGGACACCCGTCCGCGGGCGCACTATGACGGGCTGCCGGTCGACTTCGTCGCCGAGGCCATCACGACCTTGGGCGCGCGGAACCGCGAGAAATACGTGTCCTACGACGTGATGAACCCCCACGACGACGGGATATCGGTGGATGTGTTCGTGGACTGGCTGATCCGGGCCGGCCACCCGATCGAGCGGATCGACGACTACGACGACTGGCTGCGCCGGTTCGAAACCGCGCTGACCGCGCTTCCCGAGAAGCGCCGCGCGCAGACGATGCTGCCGCTCATGCATGCCTATGCGGTTCCGCAGCCGCCCGTCCACGGTGCATCGCAGCCGACCGCGGTGTTCCACGCCGCGGTGCGCGAAGCGAAGGTCGGCTCGGGCGACATCCCGCACCTCACCCAGGAACTGATCGACAAGTACGTGAGCGATCTGCGCGGGTTCGGGTTGCTCTAA
- a CDS encoding SRPBCC family protein — protein sequence MATSDSREVLIEATPEEIFDVIADVESTPSWSPQYTHAEVIERYADGRPRRAKMTVKAAGLTDDQVIEYTWSDNVVSWTLVSAGQLKAQDASYTLTPQGDKTKVRFDISIDLSVPLPGFIVKRTMKGGVETATDGLRKQVLKVKKG from the coding sequence ATGGCTACCAGCGATTCCCGAGAAGTCCTCATCGAGGCGACGCCCGAAGAGATCTTCGATGTCATCGCAGACGTCGAATCCACGCCGAGTTGGTCACCGCAGTACACGCACGCCGAGGTCATCGAGCGCTACGCCGACGGCAGGCCGCGGCGGGCCAAGATGACCGTCAAGGCCGCCGGCCTCACCGACGATCAGGTCATCGAGTACACGTGGTCCGACAACGTGGTGAGCTGGACGCTGGTGAGCGCTGGGCAGCTCAAGGCGCAGGACGCCAGCTACACGTTGACCCCGCAGGGCGACAAGACCAAGGTGCGGTTCGACATCTCGATCGACCTGTCGGTGCCGCTGCCCGGGTTCATCGTCAAGCGCACCATGAAAGGCGGTGTCGAGACCGCGACCGACGGTCTGCGCAAGCAGGTGCTGAAGGTCAAGAAGGGTTAA
- a CDS encoding 1-acyl-sn-glycerol-3-phosphate acyltransferase, whose protein sequence is MTRLRRAVTVPLVTVLMVGVLLYGVPLMALAVAADLVLRSTRPSRTVAAVVAYAAMELYALAKLLRGGLDGDRFTRELVGKIYTASRRILDVEVLLDTGSTDPDEVPRADPVIVLSRHCGPGDSLLVAWLLTFHYRLRTRIVLKGLLRCEPVLDLAGDLGCLCFLDRGGKRARAQIRELAASLEGGDALLLFPEGGNFTWARWHEAIRRLRSSGRLREARRAWRQSYTLPPRTGGAAAAMAGAPRANVLVLTHSGFSADGRARPWWRLPVHRRLVVHVSLVRAEELPPRAELGAWLQDVWSKVDAWVADHIAEGAPTRVLPHAHNEPHGSYL, encoded by the coding sequence ATGACCCGGCTGCGGCGCGCGGTCACGGTGCCCCTGGTGACCGTGCTCATGGTGGGTGTACTGCTGTACGGCGTACCCCTGATGGCCCTGGCCGTGGCGGCAGATCTGGTGCTGCGGTCGACCCGGCCGAGCCGCACCGTCGCCGCCGTCGTCGCGTACGCGGCGATGGAGCTGTACGCGCTGGCGAAACTGCTGCGCGGCGGTCTGGACGGTGATCGCTTCACCCGCGAGCTTGTCGGGAAGATCTACACGGCGTCGCGCCGGATTCTCGACGTGGAGGTGCTGCTGGACACCGGTTCGACCGATCCGGACGAGGTTCCCCGCGCCGACCCGGTGATCGTGTTGTCGCGGCATTGTGGCCCTGGGGACAGCCTGCTGGTGGCCTGGTTGCTGACGTTCCACTACCGTCTGCGCACGCGCATCGTGCTCAAGGGGCTCCTGCGGTGTGAACCTGTGCTCGATCTCGCGGGTGATCTGGGCTGCCTGTGTTTCCTGGACCGCGGCGGAAAGCGGGCACGGGCGCAGATCCGCGAACTCGCCGCCTCGCTTGAGGGCGGCGACGCGTTGCTGCTGTTTCCCGAGGGCGGCAACTTCACCTGGGCGCGTTGGCACGAGGCGATCCGCCGCCTGCGGTCGTCGGGCCGATTGCGTGAAGCGCGGCGCGCCTGGCGACAGTCGTACACCTTGCCGCCACGCACGGGCGGCGCCGCCGCGGCGATGGCTGGCGCCCCGCGTGCCAACGTGCTGGTGCTGACGCACAGCGGATTCAGCGCCGACGGGCGGGCGCGGCCGTGGTGGCGGCTGCCCGTGCACCGGAGGCTGGTGGTCCACGTGTCGCTCGTTCGGGCCGAGGAACTGCCGCCGCGTGCGGAGTTGGGCGCCTGGTTGCAGGACGTCTGGAGCAAGGTCGACGCCTGGGTGGCCGACCACATCGCGGAGGGCGCGCCGACGCGGGTGCTGCCACATGCACACAACGAGCCACACGGATCCTATCTGTAA
- a CDS encoding CaiB/BaiF CoA transferase family protein, with amino-acid sequence MTKTGPLTGVRVVELGGIGPGPHAAMMLSDLGADVVRVRRPGGLTMPAENVDLLHRGKRIVDLDVKAEPGKLLDLVAKADVLLDCFRPGTCERLGIGPKECEAVNPRLIFARITGWGQDGPLAQTAGHDINYLSQTGALSAIGYRDRPPVAPMNLVADFGGGSMLVLVGIVSALYERERSGKGQVIDAAMVDGVSMLAQMMWTMRATGTLRDERESFLLDGGAPFYRCYETSDGGYMAVGSIEPQFFAQLIAGLGLAADEIPGQFEPARYDEMRAIFTERFKSKTRAEWTEIFAGTDACVTPVLTWGEAAENAHLRKRSTLIDVDGVAQAAPAPRFSRTPASTPGKPPQVSTSIDDIDWV; translated from the coding sequence ATGACCAAGACCGGCCCCCTGACTGGCGTGAGAGTTGTCGAACTCGGCGGAATCGGCCCAGGGCCGCACGCCGCGATGATGCTGTCCGATCTCGGCGCCGACGTGGTCCGGGTGCGCCGCCCGGGTGGGCTGACGATGCCCGCCGAGAACGTCGACCTGCTGCATCGCGGCAAGCGCATCGTCGACCTCGACGTCAAGGCCGAGCCGGGCAAGCTGCTCGACCTGGTGGCCAAGGCCGACGTCCTGTTGGACTGCTTCCGCCCCGGCACGTGCGAGCGCCTGGGCATCGGGCCGAAGGAGTGCGAGGCCGTCAACCCGCGGCTGATCTTCGCGCGCATCACCGGCTGGGGCCAGGACGGACCGCTGGCACAGACCGCGGGCCACGACATCAACTACCTGTCCCAGACCGGTGCGCTGTCGGCCATCGGATACCGCGACCGGCCGCCGGTGGCGCCCATGAACCTGGTCGCCGACTTCGGCGGCGGGTCGATGTTGGTGCTCGTCGGCATCGTCTCGGCACTCTACGAGCGGGAACGGTCCGGCAAGGGCCAGGTGATCGACGCCGCGATGGTCGATGGCGTGAGCATGCTCGCGCAGATGATGTGGACCATGCGCGCCACCGGGACACTGCGCGACGAGCGTGAATCGTTCCTGCTCGACGGCGGCGCGCCGTTCTACCGCTGCTACGAGACCTCCGACGGCGGATACATGGCCGTCGGATCGATCGAGCCGCAGTTCTTCGCGCAGCTGATCGCGGGTCTGGGGTTGGCCGCTGACGAGATTCCCGGGCAGTTCGAGCCGGCGCGTTACGACGAGATGCGGGCGATCTTCACCGAACGGTTCAAGTCGAAGACGCGTGCCGAGTGGACCGAGATCTTCGCCGGCACCGACGCGTGCGTGACACCCGTGCTCACGTGGGGCGAGGCCGCCGAGAACGCGCACCTGCGAAAACGCTCGACGCTGATCGACGTCGACGGCGTCGCACAGGCCGCGCCCGCGCCGCGGTTCTCCCGCACCCCGGCGTCCACGCCCGGCAAACCACCGCAGGTGTCGACAAGCATCGACGACATCGACTGGGTTTAG